The region CGCAACAACGCCCTGCTGGTCACGGGGGAGACCGGCAGCGTCGCCATGTTGCGGGAGGTGCTCAGGGCCAGCCCGGACGTGACCCGCACGAACCGCTTCGGGGGCACGGCGCTCATTCCCGCTGCCCACCGCGGGCACCTCGGGTACGTGCGGGAACTGCTCGCCACGACCCGCGTGGACGTGAATCACGTGAATGACCTGGGCTGGACGGCCCTGCTGGAGGCCGTGATCCTGGGTGACGGTGGACCGGTTCACACCGAGATCGTGCGGGTGCTGCTGACGCGCGGCGCGGACCGGGACCTCGCGGACCGCGCCGGGGTGACGCCCCTGCAGCACGCGCAGCGGGCCGGGTACCGGGACATGGTCCGCCTGCTCCGGGCGCGGTGACGTCCGGGC is a window of Deinococcus sedimenti DNA encoding:
- a CDS encoding ankyrin repeat domain-containing protein — translated: MPLRPFSASKRRGGPAWTATGLLLVLLVGAAPTLGARPDRRPLHEVTPVSALDTDLLSAARAGDAARVAVLLAAGATADAADPEGRTALTAAALGDHVDVARVLISAGADPDLQDADRNNALLVTGETGSVAMLREVLRASPDVTRTNRFGGTALIPAAHRGHLGYVRELLATTRVDVNHVNDLGWTALLEAVILGDGGPVHTEIVRVLLTRGADRDLADRAGVTPLQHAQRAGYRDMVRLLRAR